The following coding sequences lie in one Bacteroidetes bacterium SB0662_bin_6 genomic window:
- the thiO gene encoding glycine oxidase ThiO yields MPDPVKTSRSDRPVLIVGGGVAGLALGWRLLHAGRSVQLFERDRAGRGASWASAGMLAPDAEIGFEDPELYRLNRESLRRWPAFAKALETESGMETGFRTDGAVHVAADRDEAEALRRRYDFMKAQGLDVRWLSPAEALDIEPFITSRPAAVLYSPSDSQVDSRALVEALQASFLKAGGVLREGVAVRAVEPDARTPAVMTESGERVEGSCVVLATGAWSHGMEGLTADQKPPVRPVRGQMMELQSEPPFDLQHVVRSAHMCVVPKPGGRVLVGTTMEEMGFDARVTAGGLYTILEEARKIVPGIDDLPVRDIWAGLRPASRDHLPILGPSSAPGVVMTTGFYRHGMLLAPVASEEVAQYILSGETSAWIAPFLPGRFETVSA; encoded by the coding sequence ATGCCCGATCCTGTGAAAACATCCCGTTCTGACAGACCCGTGCTCATTGTCGGCGGCGGCGTAGCGGGGCTTGCGCTTGGTTGGCGGTTGCTGCATGCCGGTCGGTCCGTACAGCTTTTCGAGCGGGACCGCGCCGGGCGCGGGGCCTCCTGGGCGTCGGCGGGCATGCTGGCGCCGGATGCGGAAATCGGATTCGAGGACCCGGAACTCTACCGGCTCAACCGGGAAAGCCTGCGGAGATGGCCGGCGTTTGCGAAGGCGCTTGAGACGGAAAGCGGAATGGAGACAGGGTTCCGGACCGACGGGGCCGTGCATGTGGCTGCCGACCGGGACGAGGCGGAAGCGCTCCGCCGCCGCTACGATTTCATGAAGGCGCAGGGACTGGACGTCCGATGGCTTTCGCCGGCGGAAGCGCTGGATATAGAACCTTTTATCACGTCCCGACCGGCGGCGGTTCTGTATTCTCCTTCGGATAGCCAGGTGGACAGCCGTGCGCTGGTCGAAGCGTTGCAGGCTTCTTTTCTGAAGGCAGGGGGTGTGCTGCGCGAAGGGGTTGCCGTACGTGCTGTCGAGCCTGATGCGCGGACGCCCGCTGTGATGACGGAAAGCGGCGAGCGGGTGGAGGGGTCGTGCGTGGTGCTTGCCACGGGCGCCTGGTCGCATGGGATGGAAGGACTGACTGCGGATCAGAAACCGCCTGTGCGTCCGGTGCGGGGGCAGATGATGGAATTGCAGTCCGAGCCTCCGTTCGACTTGCAGCATGTCGTACGGAGTGCGCATATGTGCGTGGTGCCGAAGCCCGGCGGACGCGTGCTCGTCGGCACTACGATGGAGGAAATGGGCTTCGATGCGCGCGTTACGGCGGGCGGGTTGTATACCATCCTGGAGGAGGCGCGGAAGATCGTGCCGGGGATCGACGATCTCCCCGTGCGCGATATATGGGCGGGGCTTCGTCCGGCAAGCCGCGATCATTTGCCCATTCTGGGCCCTTCCTCTGCGCCCGGCGTAGTGATGACGACGGGTTTTTACAGGCATGGCATGCTGCTTGCCCCGGTCGCTTCCGAAGAAGTGGCGCAGTACATTCTTTCCGGAGAAACCTCTGCATGGATCGCCCCGTTTTTACCGGGACGTTTCGAGACGGTATCCGCGTGA
- the thiS gene encoding sulfur carrier protein ThiS — protein sequence MEIQCTGMRRHTNTPQKGGWTMSSESLIDVLINGETHSVSAQATVSVLVREMGFDPADAKGMAVAVNDTVAPKGTWDNHAIRSGDRIEVIAAQQGG from the coding sequence ATGGAAATACAGTGCACCGGCATGCGCCGTCACACGAATACGCCGCAAAAAGGCGGATGGACCATGTCTTCCGAATCTCTCATCGACGTGTTGATCAACGGGGAGACGCATTCCGTGTCCGCGCAGGCGACGGTGTCCGTACTGGTGCGAGAGATGGGATTCGATCCGGCCGATGCGAAGGGCATGGCCGTGGCGGTCAACGACACGGTGGCCCCGAAAGGAACATGGGACAACCATGCCATCCGGTCCGGCGACCGGATTGAAGTGATTGCTGCGCAACAGGGAGGATAG
- a CDS encoding thiazole synthase, with protein MTVNGHPDVLKIGDIALSSRLIMGTSRYPNPRVMLDALEASGTELVTVAIRRVNLQDTSGERFLELLKPYRCLPNTAGCYTAKEAVLVAQLAREALETHLIKLEVIGDDETLLPDVEQLLRAAKELVDDGFSVMVYANDDPITCRKLADLGCAAIMPLASPIGSGQGLVNPYNLALIRDIIRDTPLIVDAGIGTASDAARVMELGYDGVLLNTAVSDAQHPVMMAAAMRRAVEAGRLAFLSGRMPRRTYAQASSPMEGRIGG; from the coding sequence ATGACGGTGAACGGACACCCGGATGTACTGAAAATCGGCGACATTGCGTTGTCCTCCCGGCTGATCATGGGCACGAGCCGGTACCCGAATCCGCGGGTCATGCTGGATGCGCTCGAGGCGTCCGGCACGGAACTCGTGACCGTAGCGATCCGGCGCGTGAACCTGCAGGACACGTCAGGGGAACGCTTTCTGGAATTGCTCAAGCCGTACCGCTGCTTGCCGAACACCGCCGGATGTTATACGGCGAAAGAGGCGGTGCTGGTCGCGCAACTGGCCCGCGAGGCCCTGGAAACCCATCTGATCAAACTGGAGGTCATCGGGGACGACGAAACGCTGCTTCCGGATGTCGAACAGTTGCTCCGGGCGGCGAAGGAACTCGTGGACGACGGGTTTTCCGTGATGGTCTATGCAAACGACGATCCGATCACATGCCGCAAACTGGCCGATCTCGGATGCGCCGCGATCATGCCGCTGGCCTCCCCGATAGGCAGCGGGCAGGGACTGGTGAACCCCTACAATCTGGCGCTCATCCGGGATATCATCCGGGATACGCCGTTAATCGTGGATGCCGGCATCGGCACGGCGAGTGATGCGGCCCGGGTGATGGAACTGGGCTACGACGGGGTGCTTCTGAATACCGCAGTCTCCGACGCGCAGCATCCCGTGATGATGGCTGCCGCGATGCGCCGGGCTGTGGAGGCGGGCCGGCTGGCCTTCCTGTCCGGGCGTATGCCTCGCCGCACCTATGCGCAGGCTTCGTCGCCCATGGAGGGGCGCATCGGTGGATAA
- a CDS encoding sulfatase: MRRLLAVCFLVLSAPTPLTAQERPPNIVFFLVDDLGWSDIGVFGSLFYETPNIDRLAEQGVRFTNAYAAAHVCSPTRAALMTGKYPARLRLTDWLPGRREHAFEQMLSAEKLAALPLEEVTLAEAFKEHGYRTAIFGKWHLGTGEAGPLHQGFDVQAPDFPGSTPRGGYFPPYLMKGLTVEGEDDEYLTDRLADFAVEFIEQSGEEPFFLYLSHFSVHDPIEGRPDLVTRYREKLARAAPPTGPAFILEGNPDDPEPLSRAQLDSLQQEPSHQEHRVLPMRTVPIKQHQDNVEFAAMVTAVDESMGRVLRTLEELGLTEHTIIVFYSDNGGMSAANFGNPARVVDPDWLDVAYSTSNLPLRGAKGWLYEGGIRVPLIVRWPGGGRAGAIRHEPVISTDFYPTLLEMAGFPAQPDQHVDGVSFAAALQGGAFARDAIYWHFPHYSNHGMQSPGGAIRAGPYKLLEYFENGTVQLFDLENDPGEQHDLAAEQPAKAAELRARLQAWRESVSAAMTTAR, from the coding sequence ATGCGCCGCCTGCTCGCAGTATGTTTCCTTGTGCTGAGCGCTCCGACCCCACTCACTGCGCAGGAAAGACCGCCGAACATCGTCTTCTTCCTGGTTGACGACCTGGGCTGGAGCGATATCGGCGTCTTCGGCAGTTTGTTCTACGAGACGCCGAACATTGATCGACTCGCCGAGCAGGGTGTGCGCTTCACGAACGCCTACGCGGCGGCGCACGTCTGCTCGCCCACCCGCGCGGCGCTCATGACCGGCAAGTACCCGGCACGGCTGCGGCTGACAGACTGGTTGCCCGGCCGCAGGGAACATGCCTTCGAGCAGATGCTGAGCGCCGAGAAGTTGGCCGCTCTCCCGCTCGAAGAGGTCACGCTGGCGGAGGCCTTCAAGGAGCACGGCTACCGCACGGCTATCTTCGGCAAGTGGCATCTCGGCACGGGCGAGGCGGGTCCGCTCCACCAGGGCTTCGATGTGCAAGCGCCCGACTTCCCCGGCTCGACTCCACGCGGCGGCTACTTTCCGCCCTACCTGATGAAGGGCCTGACGGTCGAAGGAGAGGACGACGAGTACCTGACCGACCGCCTCGCCGACTTCGCGGTCGAGTTTATCGAGCAAAGCGGCGAAGAGCCGTTTTTTCTCTATCTCTCGCACTTCTCGGTGCACGACCCGATCGAAGGACGCCCGGACCTGGTCACGAGATATCGGGAGAAACTGGCGCGAGCAGCGCCTCCCACGGGGCCTGCCTTCATTCTCGAAGGTAACCCCGATGATCCGGAGCCGCTCTCACGCGCCCAACTGGATTCTCTGCAACAAGAGCCCTCGCATCAGGAGCACCGGGTGCTGCCTATGCGCACAGTCCCGATCAAGCAACACCAGGACAATGTCGAGTTCGCGGCGATGGTAACCGCCGTCGACGAGAGCATGGGACGTGTGCTCCGCACGCTTGAGGAACTGGGGCTGACCGAGCACACGATCATCGTTTTCTACTCGGACAACGGCGGCATGTCGGCGGCCAACTTCGGCAATCCCGCGAGAGTCGTCGACCCGGACTGGTTGGATGTCGCCTACTCGACCTCCAATCTGCCCCTGCGGGGGGCCAAGGGCTGGCTGTATGAAGGCGGTATCCGGGTACCCCTCATCGTGCGCTGGCCGGGCGGGGGCCGGGCCGGCGCGATTCGCCACGAGCCGGTGATCAGCACGGACTTCTATCCGACTCTGCTCGAGATGGCCGGCTTTCCGGCTCAGCCTGACCAGCACGTCGACGGCGTGAGCTTTGCCGCCGCACTGCAAGGCGGCGCGTTCGCACGCGACGCGATCTACTGGCACTTTCCGCACTACAGCAATCATGGTATGCAGAGTCCCGGCGGCGCCATTCGAGCCGGTCCCTACAAGTTGCTCGAGTACTTCGAGAACGGCACGGTGCAACTCTTCGATCTGGAGAACGACCCTGGTGAGCAGCATGACCTGGCCGCCGAGCAACCGGCGAAAGCCGCCGAGCTGCGCGCCCGACTTC